A single Streptomyces sp. 2114.4 DNA region contains:
- a CDS encoding ABC transporter ATP-binding protein: MTGTSGAVTSGEVPAPPPPGSGRSTRAAVVILFRLTAGHRSSIAVATALTMVGSGIGLAQPLVAKHIVDGSGQGAVPWPLLLLLTALFGTEAATGAVGRFLLERTGEGVVRGLRHGLVARLLRLEMREYDRHRSGDLISRVTADTTLLREVVAQALSDLVSGALVGTGALVLMGWLDPLLLLLVAVTIAAASGVVASLLRGIRAASERMQDSVGAICADLERALGALPMVRVHRAEDREARRIGERVESAYRAGVRTAKLASMMSPAVELAVQGSFLLVLVIGGLRVNDRANSLGDLVAFLLYASYLVLPLSSAFRAVGQIQRGMGAYQRIEQVLALPVEPVEREETAVDARASRRSERSGSDAAPALVLRDVHFGYDPHRPVLRGVSFDVPHRRQVALVGRSGAGKSTLFALVARFYEPDAGTLLFDGRPAPGLGRAECRARIAVVDQNTHVVHGTLRDNLTYAVPGADDDEVRRVVELTQLEEVVARLPGGLSGVLGERGNTLSGGERQRVALARALLARPSLLLLDEPTAHLDALNEAALTRVMKDVAQECAVLVIAHRLSTVQHADRIVVLEDGRTAAAGCHEELLTTSPVYRRLAAGQMLRATGATPPAVAVPPAPPGPR, translated from the coding sequence ATGACCGGAACCAGCGGGGCGGTCACCAGCGGAGAGGTACCGGCCCCGCCCCCGCCCGGCAGCGGCCGGTCCACGCGGGCCGCGGTGGTCATCCTGTTCCGGCTCACCGCGGGCCACCGGTCCTCGATCGCCGTCGCGACCGCACTCACCATGGTCGGCTCCGGAATCGGGCTGGCCCAGCCGCTCGTCGCGAAGCACATCGTGGACGGCAGCGGCCAAGGGGCCGTCCCCTGGCCGCTGTTGCTGCTGCTCACCGCGCTCTTCGGGACCGAAGCCGCGACCGGCGCGGTGGGACGCTTCCTGCTGGAACGCACCGGGGAGGGCGTGGTGCGCGGACTGCGCCACGGCCTGGTGGCACGGCTGCTGCGGCTGGAGATGAGGGAGTACGACCGGCACCGCAGCGGTGATCTGATCTCCCGGGTCACCGCCGACACCACCCTGCTGCGGGAGGTGGTGGCCCAGGCTCTGTCGGACCTGGTGTCCGGTGCCCTCGTCGGGACGGGCGCACTCGTGCTCATGGGGTGGCTCGACCCGTTGTTGCTGCTCCTGGTCGCCGTGACCATCGCCGCCGCGTCGGGCGTGGTGGCCTCGCTGTTGAGGGGCATCCGGGCGGCCTCGGAGCGCATGCAGGACTCCGTCGGCGCGATCTGCGCCGACCTGGAACGGGCACTCGGCGCCCTGCCGATGGTGCGGGTGCACCGGGCCGAGGACCGCGAGGCGCGGCGCATCGGGGAGCGGGTCGAATCGGCGTACCGCGCGGGCGTGCGGACCGCGAAACTGGCGTCGATGATGAGCCCGGCGGTCGAACTCGCCGTCCAGGGTTCGTTCCTGCTCGTCCTGGTCATCGGCGGTCTGCGGGTGAACGACCGGGCCAACTCGCTCGGCGACCTGGTCGCCTTTCTCCTGTACGCGTCCTATCTGGTCCTGCCGCTGTCCTCGGCGTTCCGGGCGGTCGGCCAGATCCAACGTGGCATGGGGGCCTACCAGCGGATCGAGCAAGTGCTGGCCCTGCCCGTGGAACCCGTTGAGCGGGAGGAGACGGCCGTGGATGCGCGTGCCTCCCGGAGGTCGGAGCGATCCGGGAGCGACGCGGCGCCCGCGCTCGTCCTGCGTGACGTCCACTTCGGCTACGACCCGCACCGCCCGGTGCTGCGCGGGGTCTCCTTCGACGTCCCGCACCGCCGGCAGGTCGCCCTGGTCGGCCGGTCGGGGGCGGGCAAGAGCACGCTCTTCGCGCTGGTGGCCAGGTTCTACGAACCGGACGCCGGGACCCTGCTGTTCGACGGCCGGCCCGCCCCGGGCCTCGGCCGCGCCGAGTGCCGGGCCCGTATCGCCGTCGTCGACCAGAACACCCACGTCGTGCACGGGACCCTGCGGGACAACCTCACCTACGCCGTCCCCGGTGCCGACGACGACGAGGTGCGGCGGGTCGTCGAACTCACCCAGTTGGAGGAAGTGGTGGCACGGCTGCCCGGAGGGCTGTCCGGCGTACTCGGTGAACGCGGCAACACCCTGTCGGGCGGTGAACGGCAACGGGTCGCCCTGGCCCGTGCCCTGCTCGCACGGCCGTCACTGCTCCTGCTCGACGAGCCGACCGCGCACCTGGACGCCCTCAACGAGGCCGCGCTGACCCGGGTGATGAAGGACGTCGCCCAGGAGTGCGCGGTGCTGGTGATCGCGCACCGGCTCTCCACGGTGCAGCACGCCGACCGGATCGTGGTGCTCGAAGACGGCCGTACCGCTGCCGCCGGGTGCCACGAGGAGCTGCTCACCACCAGCCCTGTCTACCGCCGCCTGGCCGCCGGCCAGATGCTGCGCGCGACCGGCGCGACGCCGCCCGCCGTGGCCGTCCCCCCCGCCCCGCCCGGCCCGCGGTGA
- a CDS encoding SDR family oxidoreductase yields the protein MRDIGTASGPGSSPGTPLRGRVAVVTGAARGVGEALTRRLSDAGMLVALLGREEETLSRVAASLPNRSACVEADVTDRTALEDAARQVGSELGPASVVVANAGIAVGGPFIRTAADLWQRVVEVNLVGSANTARAFLPQLNDTRGYFLQIASTAAFGSAPMMSAYCASKAGAESFAQALRGEVEPDGITVGIAYLHWTGTAMVAGIDDHPVLQALRRNQPRFARRVHSPAQVADWLATGIAHRAHHIYAPPWLRWCQPLRPLFPALVARITRRELRTRSRTELAADVSVLGAGGLAVWNSYLSRKRH from the coding sequence ATGCGTGACATCGGCACTGCCAGCGGGCCCGGCTCCTCTCCCGGTACACCCCTGCGGGGGCGGGTCGCGGTCGTGACCGGCGCCGCCCGCGGCGTCGGTGAAGCCCTGACGCGGCGCCTGTCCGACGCGGGAATGCTCGTCGCGCTGCTCGGGCGCGAGGAGGAGACCCTGTCCCGGGTCGCCGCCTCCTTGCCGAACCGAAGCGCCTGTGTCGAGGCCGATGTCACCGACCGCACCGCACTCGAGGACGCTGCCCGACAGGTGGGCAGCGAACTGGGTCCGGCCAGCGTGGTCGTGGCCAACGCCGGCATCGCCGTCGGCGGCCCGTTCATCCGCACCGCGGCCGACCTGTGGCAGCGGGTCGTCGAGGTCAACCTCGTCGGATCCGCCAACACCGCCCGAGCCTTCCTCCCGCAGCTCAACGACACCCGCGGCTACTTCCTCCAGATCGCCTCCACGGCCGCCTTCGGCTCCGCACCCATGATGAGCGCCTACTGCGCTTCCAAAGCCGGCGCGGAATCCTTCGCCCAGGCACTACGCGGCGAGGTCGAGCCCGACGGGATCACCGTCGGCATCGCCTATCTCCACTGGACCGGCACTGCCATGGTCGCCGGCATCGACGACCATCCCGTCCTGCAGGCCCTGCGGCGGAACCAGCCCCGCTTCGCGCGCCGGGTCCACTCCCCCGCCCAGGTAGCCGACTGGCTCGCCACCGGCATCGCCCACCGCGCCCACCACATCTACGCACCGCCGTGGCTGCGCTGGTGCCAGCCTCTGCGGCCGCTCTTCCCCGCACTCGTCGCCCGGATCACCCGGCGTGAACTGCGGACCCGTTCCCGCACCGAGCTGGCAGCCGACGTCAGCGTCCTGGGCGCCGGCGGTCTCGCCGTCTGGAACTCCTACCTGTCCCGCAAACGCCACTGA
- a CDS encoding Lrp/AsnC family transcriptional regulator encodes MIVVRGSPEGEQMLAVLAADGRANLVDLGAAADLTPGRASRRLHVLLRCRVVHLDVETIAAALGYHARANLWLRVHPSAVKSVGHTLAQEPEIAFAAAVSGSYNIHAVAHCRDLDELFEFASERIGPLSGVQSMAVSPLLQQIKPAGTLVSGDRLVEPRSVRARR; translated from the coding sequence ATGATCGTGGTTCGTGGTTCCCCCGAGGGCGAGCAGATGCTCGCCGTTCTCGCCGCAGACGGTCGCGCCAACCTTGTCGATCTCGGCGCGGCAGCGGACCTCACACCCGGGCGCGCTTCCCGCCGCCTTCACGTCTTGCTCCGGTGCAGGGTCGTCCACCTAGATGTCGAGACAATCGCAGCAGCACTGGGCTATCACGCTCGGGCGAACCTTTGGCTCCGCGTGCACCCGTCGGCCGTCAAGAGCGTCGGACACACACTCGCGCAGGAACCCGAAATAGCCTTCGCCGCGGCCGTCTCCGGCTCCTACAACATTCATGCCGTCGCGCACTGCCGTGATCTCGACGAACTGTTCGAATTCGCTTCGGAACGCATCGGGCCTTTGTCCGGAGTCCAGAGCATGGCGGTCTCTCCGCTGCTTCAGCAGATCAAGCCGGCCGGCACGCTCGTGTCCGGCGACCGTCTCGTCGAGCCGCGAAGCGTCCGGGCGCGCCGCTGA
- a CDS encoding SRPBCC family protein: MVVNGQVVIRERLLEKDDSRRMLRYTIHESAVPVSDYVSTLSVHPHDAGAEIRWAATYEAADELVSEIEKHFGDNICAAGLDILKERFALPG, from the coding sequence GTGGTGGTCAACGGCCAAGTGGTCATCAGGGAGCGGCTCCTGGAGAAGGACGACTCGCGCCGGATGCTCCGTTACACCATCCATGAATCCGCCGTCCCCGTCTCTGACTACGTCTCCACGCTGTCCGTGCACCCGCACGACGCAGGCGCCGAGATCCGCTGGGCCGCGACATACGAGGCCGCCGACGAACTGGTCTCCGAGATCGAGAAGCACTTCGGCGACAACATCTGCGCCGCCGGCCTGGACATCCTCAAAGAACGCTTCGCCCTGCCCGGCTAG
- a CDS encoding TetR/AcrR family transcriptional regulator has product MTAARGRPSLTEQRRLQTRLEIAEAAATLFADRGYDTTTVEDIASAAGISLRTFYRYCPAKEDALTPLFASSVGQLVDVLAEHPAEEPLSAAVEASFGTETAGRRLDTARARRLVRVLGTVPVLKMRWLAAGREMQERLAPALASRVDAPLDSLDSKCVC; this is encoded by the coding sequence ATGACGGCAGCGCGGGGCCGCCCGTCCCTGACGGAACAGCGGCGCCTTCAGACTCGGCTGGAGATCGCGGAGGCCGCGGCGACCCTGTTCGCCGACCGCGGTTATGACACGACGACGGTCGAGGACATCGCCTCGGCCGCGGGCATCTCCCTGCGCACCTTCTACCGCTACTGCCCGGCGAAGGAGGACGCCCTCACCCCCCTCTTCGCCTCCAGCGTCGGCCAACTCGTGGACGTCCTCGCGGAACATCCGGCCGAAGAACCGCTCAGTGCCGCCGTCGAAGCATCCTTCGGGACGGAGACGGCCGGGCGGCGCTTGGACACCGCCCGGGCCCGTCGGCTGGTCCGGGTCCTGGGGACCGTCCCCGTCCTGAAGATGCGCTGGCTCGCCGCGGGGCGGGAGATGCAGGAACGGCTCGCTCCCGCGTTGGCATCCCGTGTGGACGCCCCTCTCGACAGTCTCGATTCGAAGTGCGTCTGCTGA
- a CDS encoding NAD(P)-binding domain-containing protein, translating to MGVGRMGFQLAARLLNAGYDVAVRNRTRAKAEPPAERGATIAERPVDLADRDVVFTMVAASAALEAVTTGPDGVLTSPDATPGILIHSSAVSRRVSALIRNKAAGHGNDFLAATVSGNPRRCSPPRSR from the coding sequence ATCGGCGTTGGCCGCATGGGATTCCAGCTGGCTGCGCGGCTGCTGAACGCGGGGTACGACGTAGCCGTCCGCAACAGGACGCGCGCCAAGGCCGAACCGCCGGCTGAGCGGGGAGCGACGATCGCCGAGCGGCCGGTTGACCTGGCCGACCGGGACGTCGTCTTCACCATGGTCGCCGCCTCGGCCGCCCTGGAGGCGGTCACCACGGGTCCCGACGGCGTGCTGACCTCGCCGGATGCCACGCCGGGGATCCTGATCCACAGCTCCGCGGTGTCCCGCCGGGTGTCCGCGCTGATCCGGAACAAAGCCGCCGGCCACGGGAACGACTTCCTGGCGGCCACGGTCAGCGGGAACCCGCGGCGCTGTTCCCCACCACGCTCGCGGTAG
- a CDS encoding DNA polymerase ligase N-terminal domain-containing protein, producing the protein MTNQNKLSTYRGKRHFDRTGEPRGGRALSGDAPCFVVQIHDASTLHFDFRLEVDGVLKSWSVPKGPSADPQDKRLAMPTEDHPLEYRDFEGVIAEGEYGAGTVIVWDEGSYRPLPGKKGRSRTFSEALERGHASFWLDGSKLHGGYALTRFRGGGPGEREAWLLVKESDERAGRRGTPDARRARSVRSGRTLGRVTQEETGEQGSP; encoded by the coding sequence GTGACCAACCAGAACAAGCTGTCTACGTACCGTGGCAAGCGGCACTTCGACCGGACCGGGGAGCCGCGGGGCGGGCGGGCCCTGTCCGGGGACGCGCCGTGCTTCGTGGTGCAGATCCATGACGCCAGTACGCTGCACTTCGACTTCCGGCTGGAGGTCGACGGCGTACTGAAGTCGTGGTCCGTACCGAAGGGGCCGTCTGCCGACCCGCAGGACAAGCGGCTGGCGATGCCCACCGAGGACCACCCGCTGGAGTACCGGGATTTCGAGGGGGTCATCGCGGAGGGGGAGTACGGCGCAGGCACCGTGATCGTCTGGGACGAGGGCAGCTACCGGCCTCTGCCGGGGAAGAAGGGCCGCAGCCGTACCTTCAGCGAGGCGTTGGAGCGGGGCCATGCGTCGTTCTGGCTCGACGGCAGCAAGCTGCACGGCGGCTATGCGCTCACCCGCTTCCGCGGCGGCGGCCCCGGGGAGCGGGAGGCCTGGCTGCTGGTCAAGGAGAGCGACGAGCGGGCCGGACGCCGCGGCACCCCCGATGCCCGCCGGGCCCGGTCCGTCCGCAGCGGCCGGACCCTCGGTCGCGTCACCCAGGAGGAGACCGGGGAGCAGGGGAGCCCGTGA
- a CDS encoding isochorismatase family cysteine hydrolase — MSDTALIVIDMLNSYDHEDAELLLPSVRTVLPRLTALIERARRSDTEVIYVNDNFGLWRSHHDELLDTVLSGPHTDLVEPLRPDENSLFVVKARHSIFYETPLEYLLRQHGIDTIVLCGQVTEQCVLYSALDAHIRHIGVTVVEDACAHIHRDLAEAALRMMERNMQARIVSSTAEEIF; from the coding sequence ATGTCGGACACCGCACTCATCGTGATCGACATGCTCAACTCCTACGACCACGAGGACGCCGAACTGCTCCTGCCCTCGGTACGTACGGTGCTGCCGCGCCTGACTGCACTGATCGAACGGGCCCGGCGCAGCGACACCGAGGTCATTTACGTCAACGACAATTTCGGGCTGTGGCGCTCGCACCACGACGAGCTGCTGGACACCGTGCTCAGCGGCCCGCACACGGACCTGGTGGAGCCGCTGCGGCCGGATGAGAACTCCTTGTTCGTGGTCAAGGCGCGGCACTCGATCTTCTACGAGACACCCCTGGAGTATCTCCTGCGCCAACATGGCATCGACACGATCGTGCTCTGCGGTCAGGTCACCGAACAGTGCGTGCTCTACTCGGCGCTCGACGCACATATCCGGCACATCGGCGTCACCGTCGTCGAGGATGCCTGTGCCCATATCCACCGGGATCTCGCGGAAGCGGCCCTGCGCATGATGGAACGCAATATGCAGGCCCGTATCGTCAGCTCCACCGCCGAGGAAATCTTCTGA
- a CDS encoding SRPBCC family protein has protein sequence MAVRHRLIRKPPEDVWAVLSDASRFSDWVVGPSATAEKSGNWPQCGSTLEYTLRVGPWSLSGETIVRRHEAPRLLELEVDSGWLGTARIAIEVRPWGENTLVIFDEHPLRGPGGLLHNSAVDAVLQLRNRSMLDRLAKTAAAPEEVAGRPG, from the coding sequence ATGGCCGTGCGGCATCGGCTGATCAGGAAACCCCCCGAGGACGTGTGGGCTGTCCTGTCCGACGCGTCGCGTTTCAGCGACTGGGTGGTGGGCCCTTCGGCTACGGCCGAGAAGAGCGGCAACTGGCCGCAGTGCGGCTCCACGCTGGAATACACCCTGCGTGTGGGACCGTGGTCGCTGTCCGGCGAGACCATCGTGCGTCGCCACGAAGCACCGCGGCTCCTCGAGCTAGAGGTCGACAGCGGGTGGCTGGGCACGGCAAGGATCGCCATCGAGGTCCGTCCCTGGGGAGAGAACACTCTGGTGATCTTCGACGAACACCCGCTGCGCGGTCCCGGCGGGCTGCTGCACAACAGCGCGGTCGACGCCGTGCTGCAGCTGCGCAACCGCAGCATGCTCGATCGCCTCGCCAAGACCGCCGCGGCCCCGGAGGAAGTCGCCGGGAGACCTGGCTGA
- a CDS encoding NAD(P)/FAD-dependent oxidoreductase: MPDAVVIGAGPNGLVAANLLADAGWSVEVLEAQSEPGGAVRSDREVHPDYVNDLGSSFYPLAAASPVLATLDLHVEGLRWSHAPRVLAHPLPDGRCAVLDRDRGRTAAAMDAFASGDGAAWHHLCRIWDSIGPDLLGALFTPFPPVRSAARLAARLRGAGGLRLARTMLLPVRQLGEEEFSGDAGRLLLAGNALHADLAPEAAGSGGFGWLMTMLGQTHGFPVPVGGAGALTAALVRRLRRRGGALRCGERVVEVVVRAGRAVAVRTANGECVPAGRAVLADVSVTSLYGDLVDHRHLPGRLVQDLRRFQWDFATFKVDWALDKPVPWAAGEASSAGTVHVADSVDALTRFAAQIAMGQVPDRPFALFGQMTTADPCRSPAGTESAWAYTHVPQRVRGDAGADGITGVWNLREQEAMADRMESQVERFAPGFRSRIQARRILAPPTLQALDSNLQGGAINGGTASLHQQLVFRPLPGTGRPETPVKGLFLASAGAHPGGGVHGAPGANAARAALRKLSPSVVLSLAQRALTPRSRNDDPRQGRR, translated from the coding sequence ATGCCGGACGCAGTGGTGATCGGCGCTGGGCCCAACGGGCTCGTCGCGGCAAACCTTCTCGCCGATGCCGGCTGGTCGGTGGAGGTGCTGGAAGCCCAGAGCGAACCGGGCGGAGCAGTCCGCAGTGACCGCGAAGTCCACCCCGACTACGTCAATGATCTCGGTAGCTCCTTCTATCCGCTGGCCGCCGCCTCGCCCGTCCTGGCCACCCTCGATCTGCACGTCGAGGGGCTGCGTTGGAGTCACGCCCCGCGGGTGCTGGCCCACCCGCTGCCCGATGGCCGGTGCGCCGTGCTGGACCGGGACCGGGGCCGGACCGCGGCGGCCATGGACGCCTTCGCCTCCGGCGACGGAGCGGCCTGGCACCACCTCTGCCGGATCTGGGACAGCATCGGGCCCGACCTCCTGGGCGCCCTTTTCACGCCGTTCCCGCCGGTGCGATCCGCAGCCCGACTCGCCGCCCGACTGCGCGGCGCCGGCGGCCTCCGCCTTGCCCGGACGATGCTGCTGCCCGTGCGGCAACTGGGTGAAGAGGAGTTCAGCGGGGACGCGGGACGGCTGCTCCTCGCCGGCAACGCCCTCCATGCCGACCTCGCTCCGGAGGCCGCCGGCAGTGGGGGCTTCGGCTGGCTGATGACCATGCTCGGGCAGACTCATGGCTTTCCCGTGCCGGTGGGCGGAGCCGGAGCTCTTACCGCGGCGCTGGTGAGACGGCTCCGGCGCCGCGGCGGCGCATTGCGCTGCGGTGAGCGCGTCGTCGAGGTCGTCGTACGCGCGGGCCGGGCCGTGGCGGTGCGCACGGCGAACGGCGAGTGCGTCCCGGCGGGCCGCGCCGTGCTCGCGGACGTCTCGGTTACCTCCCTGTACGGAGATCTCGTGGACCACCGCCATCTGCCGGGCCGTCTCGTGCAGGACCTGCGCCGCTTCCAGTGGGACTTCGCCACCTTCAAGGTCGATTGGGCCCTCGACAAGCCCGTGCCCTGGGCAGCCGGGGAGGCATCGTCCGCGGGCACCGTGCACGTGGCCGACAGCGTCGATGCGCTCACCCGCTTCGCGGCGCAGATCGCCATGGGGCAGGTGCCCGACCGGCCCTTCGCGCTCTTCGGCCAGATGACCACAGCGGATCCCTGCCGCTCCCCCGCCGGCACCGAGTCGGCGTGGGCCTATACCCATGTGCCGCAGCGGGTTCGCGGTGATGCCGGGGCGGACGGCATCACCGGAGTGTGGAACCTGCGGGAGCAGGAAGCCATGGCGGACCGCATGGAAAGCCAAGTGGAACGGTTCGCGCCGGGCTTTCGCTCGCGTATCCAAGCGCGCCGGATCCTTGCGCCGCCGACGTTGCAGGCGCTCGACTCCAACCTGCAGGGCGGGGCCATCAACGGAGGAACCGCATCCCTGCACCAACAGTTGGTGTTCCGGCCTCTTCCTGGCACGGGGCGACCGGAGACACCCGTCAAGGGCCTGTTCCTGGCTTCCGCCGGCGCCCACCCTGGAGGAGGCGTTCACGGGGCACCCGGCGCGAACGCCGCGCGGGCGGCACTGCGCAAGCTGTCCCCGAGTGTGGTCCTCTCGCTGGCTCAACGTGCACTGACCCCCCGAAGCCGGAACGACGACCCACGGCAGGGACGCCGTTGA